A part of Mesoplodon densirostris isolate mMesDen1 chromosome 10, mMesDen1 primary haplotype, whole genome shotgun sequence genomic DNA contains:
- the KIFC1 gene encoding kinesin-like protein KIFC1 isoform X2: MEPQRSPLLEVKGNIELKRALAKTPSRLPLPGSRLKRGPDQMEEDLEPEKKRTRGLGTKVATSRPRATALTTVPQTQGQTAVPKVPRKTGPRCSTAIAAVLKNQKPGPAVPAQKPGTTAAPPVVGRKKPSKRPAWDLKGQLCDLNAELKCCRERTQMLDQENQQLQNQLREAQQQATALGAERRTLEEELARMRAQAEQDQRELGNLSARVLELEERLGTQEGLVQELQKEQLELQEERRGLAARLEEQERRLQASEAALSGSQAEVASLRQEAAAQADLLTKREERLHGLEMERRRLHNQLQELKGNVRVFCRVRPVLPGESTPPPGFLLFPSGPCGPSDPPTRLSLSRSDERRGTLSGAPAAPTRHDFSFDRVFPPGSGQDEVFEEISMLVQSALDGYPVCIFAYGQTGSGKTFTMEGGPGGDPQVEGLIPRALRHLFSVAQELSGQGWTYSFVASYVEIYNETVRDLLATGTRKGHGGECEIRRAGPGSEELTVTNARYVPVSCEREVEALLHLARQNRAVARTAQNERSSRSHSVFQLQISGEHAGRGLQCAAPLSLVDLAGSERLDPGLALGPGERERLRETQAINSSLSTLGLVIMALSNKESHVPYRNSKLTYLLQNSLGGSAKMLMFVNISPLEENVSESLNSLRFASKVNQCVIGTAQANRK; the protein is encoded by the exons ATGGAGCCGCAG AGGTCCCCCTTGTTGGAAGTGAAGGGAAACATAGAGCTGAAGAGAGCCCTGGCCAAGACCCCTTCCCGGCTCCCTCTCCCGGGAAGCAGGCTGAAGAGGGGTCCCGACCAGATGGAGGAGGACTTGGAGCCTGAGAAG AAAAGGACACGAGGCCTGGGCACCAAAGTTGCCACGTCCCGCCCCAGAGCAACGGCCCTCACCACTGTGCCACAGACACAAGGCCAGACCGCag TGCCGAAAGTTCCCAGGAAGACAGGACCCCGATGTTCCACAGCTATCGCCGCAG TGCTGAAGAATCAGAAGCCAGGCCCTGCTGTTCCTGCCCAGAAGCCTGGCA CAACAGCTGCTCCTCCTGTGGTGGGAAGGAAGAAACCCAGCAAACGTCCGGCCTGGGACTTAAAGGGTCAGTTATGTGACCTAAACGCAGAGCTGAAATGCTGCCGTGAGAGGACCCAGATGTTGGACCAGGAGAACCAACAGCTGCAGAACCAgctcagggaggcccagcaaCAGGCCACGGCCCTGGGGGCGGAGCGCAGGACACTGGAAGAGGAGTTGGCCAGGATGCGGGCCCAGGCTGAGCAGGACCAACGGGAGCTGGGGAACCTGAGTGCCCGGGTCCTGGAGCTGGAAGAGCGGCTGGGCACGCAGGAGGGCTTAGTGCAAGAGCTCCAAAAAGAACAGCTGGAACTGCAGGAGGAGCGGAGGGGACTGGCTGCCCGGCTGGAGGAGCAGGAG AGGAGGCTACAGGCATCAGAAGCTGCTCTGTCGGGCAGCCAAGCGGAGGTGGCATCCCTGCGCCAGGAGGCTGCAGCCCAGGCGGACTTACTGACTAAGCGGGAAGAACGTCTCCATGGGCTCGAGATGGAGCGCCGGCGGCTACACAACCAGCTGCAGGAACTCAAAGGCAATGTCCGTGTCTTCTGCCGGGTCCGCCCTGTCCTTCCAGGGGAGTCTACCCCACCCCCTGGCTTCCTGCTATTTCCCTCTGGCCCCTGCGGGCCCTCCGACCCTCCAACCCGACTCAGCCTCTCCCGGTCTGACGAGCGGCGTGGGACCCTGAGTGGGGCGCCAGCCGCCCCCACCCGCCATGACTTCTCCTTTGACCGGGTATTCCCACCAGGGAGTGGACAGGACGAAGTGTTTGAAGAGATTTCCATGCTTGTCCAGTCAGCCCTGGATGGCTACCCAGTATGCATCTTTGCCTATGGCCAGACAGGCAGTGGCAAGACCTTCACCATGGAGGGTGGGCCTGGGGGAGACCCCCAGGTGGAGGGGCTGATCCCTCGGGCCCTGCGACACCTCTTCTCTGTGGCCCAGGAGCTAAGTGGCCAGGGCTGGACCTACAGCTTTGTGGCAAGTTACGTAGAGATCTACAACGAGACTGTCCGAGACCTGCTGGCCACTGGGACCCGGAAGGGCCATGGGGGTGAGTGTGAGATTCGCCGGGCAGGGCCAGGGAGCGAGGAGCTTACTGTCACCAACGCCCGATATGTTCCTGTCTCCTGTGAGAGAGAG GTGGAGGCCCTGCTCCATCTGGCCCGCCAGAACCGGGCTGTGGCCCGCACAGCCCAGAATGAACGATCGTCACGAAGTCACAGTGTGTTCCAGCTGCAGATCTCTGGGGAGCATGCTGGTCGAGGCCTGCAGTGCGCGGCCCCCCTCAGCCTTGTGGACCTGGCTGGGAGTGAGCGGCTAGACCCAGGCTTGGCCCTCGGCCCTGGGGAGCGGGAACGCCTTCGGGAAACGCAGGCCATTAACAGCAGCCTGTCCACGCTGGGGCTGGTCATCATGGCCTTGAGCAACAAG GAGTCCCATGTGCCTTACCGGAACAGCAAGCTGACCTACCTGCTGCAGAACTCTCTGGGTGGCAGCGCTAAGAT gcTCATGTTTGTGAACATTTCCCCCCTAGAAGAGAACGTCTCTGAGTCCCTCAACTCCCTACGCTTTGCCTCCAAG GTGAACCAGTGTGTTATTGGTACTGCCCAGGCCAATAGGAAATGA
- the KIFC1 gene encoding kinesin-like protein KIFC1 isoform X1, which yields MEPQQRSPLLEVKGNIELKRALAKTPSRLPLPGSRLKRGPDQMEEDLEPEKKRTRGLGTKVATSRPRATALTTVPQTQGQTAVPKVPRKTGPRCSTAIAAVLKNQKPGPAVPAQKPGTTAAPPVVGRKKPSKRPAWDLKGQLCDLNAELKCCRERTQMLDQENQQLQNQLREAQQQATALGAERRTLEEELARMRAQAEQDQRELGNLSARVLELEERLGTQEGLVQELQKEQLELQEERRGLAARLEEQERRLQASEAALSGSQAEVASLRQEAAAQADLLTKREERLHGLEMERRRLHNQLQELKGNVRVFCRVRPVLPGESTPPPGFLLFPSGPCGPSDPPTRLSLSRSDERRGTLSGAPAAPTRHDFSFDRVFPPGSGQDEVFEEISMLVQSALDGYPVCIFAYGQTGSGKTFTMEGGPGGDPQVEGLIPRALRHLFSVAQELSGQGWTYSFVASYVEIYNETVRDLLATGTRKGHGGECEIRRAGPGSEELTVTNARYVPVSCEREVEALLHLARQNRAVARTAQNERSSRSHSVFQLQISGEHAGRGLQCAAPLSLVDLAGSERLDPGLALGPGERERLRETQAINSSLSTLGLVIMALSNKESHVPYRNSKLTYLLQNSLGGSAKMLMFVNISPLEENVSESLNSLRFASKVNQCVIGTAQANRK from the exons ATGGAGCCGCAG CAGAGGTCCCCCTTGTTGGAAGTGAAGGGAAACATAGAGCTGAAGAGAGCCCTGGCCAAGACCCCTTCCCGGCTCCCTCTCCCGGGAAGCAGGCTGAAGAGGGGTCCCGACCAGATGGAGGAGGACTTGGAGCCTGAGAAG AAAAGGACACGAGGCCTGGGCACCAAAGTTGCCACGTCCCGCCCCAGAGCAACGGCCCTCACCACTGTGCCACAGACACAAGGCCAGACCGCag TGCCGAAAGTTCCCAGGAAGACAGGACCCCGATGTTCCACAGCTATCGCCGCAG TGCTGAAGAATCAGAAGCCAGGCCCTGCTGTTCCTGCCCAGAAGCCTGGCA CAACAGCTGCTCCTCCTGTGGTGGGAAGGAAGAAACCCAGCAAACGTCCGGCCTGGGACTTAAAGGGTCAGTTATGTGACCTAAACGCAGAGCTGAAATGCTGCCGTGAGAGGACCCAGATGTTGGACCAGGAGAACCAACAGCTGCAGAACCAgctcagggaggcccagcaaCAGGCCACGGCCCTGGGGGCGGAGCGCAGGACACTGGAAGAGGAGTTGGCCAGGATGCGGGCCCAGGCTGAGCAGGACCAACGGGAGCTGGGGAACCTGAGTGCCCGGGTCCTGGAGCTGGAAGAGCGGCTGGGCACGCAGGAGGGCTTAGTGCAAGAGCTCCAAAAAGAACAGCTGGAACTGCAGGAGGAGCGGAGGGGACTGGCTGCCCGGCTGGAGGAGCAGGAG AGGAGGCTACAGGCATCAGAAGCTGCTCTGTCGGGCAGCCAAGCGGAGGTGGCATCCCTGCGCCAGGAGGCTGCAGCCCAGGCGGACTTACTGACTAAGCGGGAAGAACGTCTCCATGGGCTCGAGATGGAGCGCCGGCGGCTACACAACCAGCTGCAGGAACTCAAAGGCAATGTCCGTGTCTTCTGCCGGGTCCGCCCTGTCCTTCCAGGGGAGTCTACCCCACCCCCTGGCTTCCTGCTATTTCCCTCTGGCCCCTGCGGGCCCTCCGACCCTCCAACCCGACTCAGCCTCTCCCGGTCTGACGAGCGGCGTGGGACCCTGAGTGGGGCGCCAGCCGCCCCCACCCGCCATGACTTCTCCTTTGACCGGGTATTCCCACCAGGGAGTGGACAGGACGAAGTGTTTGAAGAGATTTCCATGCTTGTCCAGTCAGCCCTGGATGGCTACCCAGTATGCATCTTTGCCTATGGCCAGACAGGCAGTGGCAAGACCTTCACCATGGAGGGTGGGCCTGGGGGAGACCCCCAGGTGGAGGGGCTGATCCCTCGGGCCCTGCGACACCTCTTCTCTGTGGCCCAGGAGCTAAGTGGCCAGGGCTGGACCTACAGCTTTGTGGCAAGTTACGTAGAGATCTACAACGAGACTGTCCGAGACCTGCTGGCCACTGGGACCCGGAAGGGCCATGGGGGTGAGTGTGAGATTCGCCGGGCAGGGCCAGGGAGCGAGGAGCTTACTGTCACCAACGCCCGATATGTTCCTGTCTCCTGTGAGAGAGAG GTGGAGGCCCTGCTCCATCTGGCCCGCCAGAACCGGGCTGTGGCCCGCACAGCCCAGAATGAACGATCGTCACGAAGTCACAGTGTGTTCCAGCTGCAGATCTCTGGGGAGCATGCTGGTCGAGGCCTGCAGTGCGCGGCCCCCCTCAGCCTTGTGGACCTGGCTGGGAGTGAGCGGCTAGACCCAGGCTTGGCCCTCGGCCCTGGGGAGCGGGAACGCCTTCGGGAAACGCAGGCCATTAACAGCAGCCTGTCCACGCTGGGGCTGGTCATCATGGCCTTGAGCAACAAG GAGTCCCATGTGCCTTACCGGAACAGCAAGCTGACCTACCTGCTGCAGAACTCTCTGGGTGGCAGCGCTAAGAT gcTCATGTTTGTGAACATTTCCCCCCTAGAAGAGAACGTCTCTGAGTCCCTCAACTCCCTACGCTTTGCCTCCAAG GTGAACCAGTGTGTTATTGGTACTGCCCAGGCCAATAGGAAATGA